A genomic segment from Leopardus geoffroyi isolate Oge1 chromosome A2, O.geoffroyi_Oge1_pat1.0, whole genome shotgun sequence encodes:
- the ITIH4 gene encoding inter-alpha-trypsin inhibitor heavy chain H4 isoform X2, with product MKTSAPGRACGIATVLLSLLAVLHTSTPQKNDIDIYSLTVDSRVSSRFAHTVVTSRVVNKANVVQEATFQVELPKRAFITNFSMIIDGVTYPGNIKEKAAAQEQYSTAVARGESAGLIKATGRKMEQFQVSVNVAPSAKVTFELVYEELLKRRLEVYELLLKVQPQQLVKHLQMDIHIFEPQGISFLETESTFMTNELADALTISRNKTKAHIRFKPTLSQQKSPGQEDTVLNGNFIIRYDVNRTLSGGSIQIENGYFVHYFAPEGLPTIPKNVIFVIDKSGSMLGRKIQQTREALIKILDDLSPRDQFNLISFSGDATQWKPLLVPASAEDVNQARRYVAGIQAQGGTNINDAMLMAVQLLSDANRQELLPAGSVSLIILLTDGDPTVGETNPARIQKNVQEAIAGQYSLFCLGFGFDVSYAFLEKMALDNGGLARRIYEDSDSALQLEDFYQEVANPLLTAVTFEYPSNAVEEVSQDNFRLLFKGSEIVVAGKLQDQSPDVLSAKVRGHLHMQNITFQTEIRVAEKEEEFQSPKYIFHSFMERLWAYLTIQQLLEKMILASDAEKQALQTRALNLSLQYSFVTPLTSMVVTKPEGEERSEVAEKPVETENKRKYFHLGLPLSRFHTMGDRRSRLTGSSYADSFLTERSGYRGPTGPSGKAPGNPGRIGPQRPVHSPSHHLTYQRVRDLLLPDMLLAPSTPDEVDLRIKARGPAIPSDTMTHRHQERKPSGSSADTSQPAKTGSPPAPIQAPPVILTLPGQSVNPLCVDIKHSQGPMNLLSDPDQGVEVTGQYETEKAQFSWIEVTFKNPQLQVRASPEHVVVTRNRRNSAYKWKETLFSVTPGLNMTMDKAGLLLLSSPDKVTIGLLPWDGPGEGLRLLLRDTDRFSSHVGGTLGQFYQGVLWGPPAAADDSRRTLSVQGRDYSATRLLKLDYQEGSPGTEISCWSVEL from the exons ATGAAGACTTCAGCCCCTGGCCGCGCCTGTGGCATCGCGACGGTCCTGCTCTCGCTGCTGGCTGTCCTTCacacctccaccccccaaaaG AATGACATTGACATCTACAGCCTCACCGTGGACTCCAGGGTCTCATCCAGATTTGCCCACACAGTCGTCACCAGCAGGGTGGTCAACAAGGCCAATGTTGTACAGGAGGCCACCTTCCAGGTGGAGCTGCCCAAGAGAGCCTTCATCACCAACTTCTCCAT GATCATCGACGGTGTGACTTACCCCGGGAACATCAAGGAGAAGGCTGCAGCCCAGGAGCAGTACAGCACGGCCGTGGCCAGGGGAGAGAGTGCTGGCCTCATCAA GGCCACCGGAAGAAAGATGGAGCAGTTCCAGGTGTCAGTCAATGTGGCTCCCTCTGCCAAGGTCACCTTCGAGCTAGTGTATGAGGAGCTGCTCAAACGGCGTCTGGAAGTGTATGAGCTGCTGCTGAAAGTCCAGCCCCAGCAGCTGGTCAAGCATCTGCAG ATGGACATTCACATCTTTGAGCCTCAGGGCATCAGCTTTCTGGAGACAGAGAGCACCTTCATGACCAACGAACTGGCAGATGCCCTCACCATCTCACGGAACAAGACCAAG GCTCACATCCGATTCAAGCCCACACTCTCCCAGCAAAAGTCACCAGGGCAGGAGGACACAGTCCTGAATGGCAACTTCATCATCCGCTACGATGTGAACCGGACCCTCTCCGGGGGCTCCATTCAG ATTGAAAATGGCTACTTTGTACACTACTTTGCCCCCGAGGGCCTACCCACAATACCCAAGAATGTGATCTTTGTCATTGACAAGAGCGGCTCCATGTTGGGCAGGAAGATCCAACAG ACCCGGGAAGCCTTAATCAAGATCCTGGATGACCTCAGCCCCAGAGACCAGTTCAACCTTATCAGCTTCAGCGGGGATGCAACCCAGTGGAAGCCATTGCTGGTGCCAGCCTCAGCCGAGGACGTGAACCAGGCCAGGAGATATGTGGCCGGCATCCAGGCCCAAGGCG GGACCAACATCAACGACGCAATGCTGATGGCCGTGCAGCTGCTGAGTGACGCCAACCGGCAGGAGCTGCTGCCCGCGGGCAGTGTCTCCCTCATCATCCTGCTCACCGATGGTGACCCCACTGTGG GAGAGACCAACCCTGCGAGGATCCAGAAGAACGTGCAGGAAGCCATAGCTGGCCAGTACAGCCTCTTCTGCCTGGGCTTTGGCTTCGATGTCAGCTATGCCTTCCTGGAGAAGATGGCACTGGACAACGGCGGCCTGGCTCGGCGCATCTATGAGGACTCGGACTCTGCCCTGCAGCTTGAG GATTTCTACCAGGAAGTGGCCAACCCactgctgacagcagtgacctTTGAGTACCCAAGCAATGCTGTGGAGGAGGTTTCGCAGGACAACTTCCGGCTGCTCTTCAAAGGCTCCGAGATCGTGGTCGCTGGGAAGCTCCAGGACCAGAGCCCTGATGTGCtctcagccaaagtcagagggCATCTG CACATGCAGAACATCACCTTCCAAACGGAAATTAGAGTGgcggagaaggaggaagagttcCAGAGCCCCAAGTACATCTTCCACAGCTTCATGGAGAGACTCTGGGCATACCTGACCATCCAGCAACTGCTAGAGAAAAT GATTTTGGCATCTGATGCTGAGAAGCAGGCCCTTCAGACCCGAGCTCTGAACTTGTCACTGCAGTACAGCTTTGTCACACCCCTCACGTCCATGGTGGTCACCAAACCCGAAGGCGAAGAACGATCTGAAGTTGCAGAGAAGCCCGTGGAAACCG AAAACAAACGCAAGTACTTCCACTTAG GTCTTCCTCTCTCCAGATTTCATACCATGGGAGACAGAAGGTCTAGATTAACAG GGAGCAGCTATGCAGACTCCTTCCTTACCGAAAGAAGCGGCTATAGAGGACCAA CTGGACCTTCTGGGAAGGCGCCTGGTAACCCAGGGAGAATCGGACCACAAAGACCTGTTCATTCTCCATCTCATCATCTAACCTACCAGAGGGTTAGGGACTTGCTGCTACCAGACATGTTGTTAG CCCCCTCCACTCCTGATGAAGTGGATTTGAGAATCAAGGCCAGAGGTCCTGCAATACCTTCTGACACTATGACACATAGACACCAGGAGAGGAAACCCTCGGGGAGCTCTGCAGACACATCAC aaccAGCCAAGACAGGCTCACCCCCAG CCCCCATCCAGGCACCTCCTGTCATCCTGACACTGCCCGGACAGAGTGTGAATCCTCTCTGTGTGGACATCAAGCACTCTCAGGGGCCAATGAACCTGCTCTCAGACCCTGACCAAG GGGTTGAGGTGACTGGCCAGTATGAGACAGAAAAGGCCCAGTTCTCGTGGATCGAGGTGACCTTCAAGAACCCCCAGCTGCAGGTCCGCGCCTCCCCTGAGCACGTGGTAGTGACTCGAAATCGAAGAAACTCTGCCTATAAGTGGAAAGAGACACTGTTCTCGGTGACACCTGG CCTCAACATGACCATGGACAAGGCGGGGCTCCTGCTGCTCAGCAGCCCAGACAAAGTGACCATCGGCCTGCTCCCCTGGGACGGTCCTGGGGAGGGACTCCGGCTCCTTCTGCGGGACACCGACCGCTTCTCTAGCCACGTTGGCGGGACCCTTG GCCAGTTCTACCAGGGCGTGCTCTGGGGGCCCCCAGCAGCGGCAGATGACAGCAGGCGAACACTGAGCGTTCAGGGCCGTGACTACTCTGCCACCAG ATTGCTCAAACTGGATTACCAAGAGGGTTCCCCAGGAACAGAGATTTCCTGCTGGTCCGTGGAGCTGTAG
- the ITIH4 gene encoding inter-alpha-trypsin inhibitor heavy chain H4 isoform X7 — translation MKTSAPGRACGIATVLLSLLAVLHTSTPQKNDIDIYSLTVDSRVSSRFAHTVVTSRVVNKANVVQEATFQVELPKRAFITNFSMIIDGVTYPGNIKEKAAAQEQYSTAVARGESAGLIKATGRKMEQFQVSVNVAPSAKVTFELVYEELLKRRLEVYELLLKVQPQQLVKHLQMDIHIFEPQGISFLETESTFMTNELADALTISRNKTKAHIRFKPTLSQQKSPGQEDTVLNGNFIIRYDVNRTLSGGSIQIENGYFVHYFAPEGLPTIPKNVIFVIDKSGSMLGRKIQQTREALIKILDDLSPRDQFNLISFSGDATQWKPLLVPASAEDVNQARRYVAGIQAQGGTNINDAMLMAVQLLSDANRQELLPAGSVSLIILLTDGDPTVGETNPARIQKNVQEAIAGQYSLFCLGFGFDVSYAFLEKMALDNGGLARRIYEDSDSALQLEDFYQEVANPLLTAVTFEYPSNAVEEVSQDNFRLLFKGSEIVVAGKLQDQSPDVLSAKVRGHLHMQNITFQTEIRVAEKEEEFQSPKYIFHSFMERLWAYLTIQQLLEKMILASDAEKQALQTRALNLSLQYSFVTPLTSMVVTKPEGEERSEVAEKPVETENKRKYFHLAGPSGKAPGNPGRIGPQRPVHSPSHHLTYQRVRDLLLPDMLLAPSTPDEVDLRIKARGPAIPSDTMTHRHQERKPSGSSADTSQPAKTGSPPAPIQAPPVILTLPGQSVNPLCVDIKHSQGPMNLLSDPDQGVEVTGQYETEKAQFSWIEVTFKNPQLQVRASPEHVVVTRNRRNSAYKWKETLFSVTPGLNMTMDKAGLLLLSSPDKVTIGLLPWDGPGEGLRLLLRDTDRFSSHVGGTLGQFYQGVLWGPPAAADDSRRTLSVQGRDYSATRLLKLDYQEGSPGTEISCWSVEL, via the exons ATGAAGACTTCAGCCCCTGGCCGCGCCTGTGGCATCGCGACGGTCCTGCTCTCGCTGCTGGCTGTCCTTCacacctccaccccccaaaaG AATGACATTGACATCTACAGCCTCACCGTGGACTCCAGGGTCTCATCCAGATTTGCCCACACAGTCGTCACCAGCAGGGTGGTCAACAAGGCCAATGTTGTACAGGAGGCCACCTTCCAGGTGGAGCTGCCCAAGAGAGCCTTCATCACCAACTTCTCCAT GATCATCGACGGTGTGACTTACCCCGGGAACATCAAGGAGAAGGCTGCAGCCCAGGAGCAGTACAGCACGGCCGTGGCCAGGGGAGAGAGTGCTGGCCTCATCAA GGCCACCGGAAGAAAGATGGAGCAGTTCCAGGTGTCAGTCAATGTGGCTCCCTCTGCCAAGGTCACCTTCGAGCTAGTGTATGAGGAGCTGCTCAAACGGCGTCTGGAAGTGTATGAGCTGCTGCTGAAAGTCCAGCCCCAGCAGCTGGTCAAGCATCTGCAG ATGGACATTCACATCTTTGAGCCTCAGGGCATCAGCTTTCTGGAGACAGAGAGCACCTTCATGACCAACGAACTGGCAGATGCCCTCACCATCTCACGGAACAAGACCAAG GCTCACATCCGATTCAAGCCCACACTCTCCCAGCAAAAGTCACCAGGGCAGGAGGACACAGTCCTGAATGGCAACTTCATCATCCGCTACGATGTGAACCGGACCCTCTCCGGGGGCTCCATTCAG ATTGAAAATGGCTACTTTGTACACTACTTTGCCCCCGAGGGCCTACCCACAATACCCAAGAATGTGATCTTTGTCATTGACAAGAGCGGCTCCATGTTGGGCAGGAAGATCCAACAG ACCCGGGAAGCCTTAATCAAGATCCTGGATGACCTCAGCCCCAGAGACCAGTTCAACCTTATCAGCTTCAGCGGGGATGCAACCCAGTGGAAGCCATTGCTGGTGCCAGCCTCAGCCGAGGACGTGAACCAGGCCAGGAGATATGTGGCCGGCATCCAGGCCCAAGGCG GGACCAACATCAACGACGCAATGCTGATGGCCGTGCAGCTGCTGAGTGACGCCAACCGGCAGGAGCTGCTGCCCGCGGGCAGTGTCTCCCTCATCATCCTGCTCACCGATGGTGACCCCACTGTGG GAGAGACCAACCCTGCGAGGATCCAGAAGAACGTGCAGGAAGCCATAGCTGGCCAGTACAGCCTCTTCTGCCTGGGCTTTGGCTTCGATGTCAGCTATGCCTTCCTGGAGAAGATGGCACTGGACAACGGCGGCCTGGCTCGGCGCATCTATGAGGACTCGGACTCTGCCCTGCAGCTTGAG GATTTCTACCAGGAAGTGGCCAACCCactgctgacagcagtgacctTTGAGTACCCAAGCAATGCTGTGGAGGAGGTTTCGCAGGACAACTTCCGGCTGCTCTTCAAAGGCTCCGAGATCGTGGTCGCTGGGAAGCTCCAGGACCAGAGCCCTGATGTGCtctcagccaaagtcagagggCATCTG CACATGCAGAACATCACCTTCCAAACGGAAATTAGAGTGgcggagaaggaggaagagttcCAGAGCCCCAAGTACATCTTCCACAGCTTCATGGAGAGACTCTGGGCATACCTGACCATCCAGCAACTGCTAGAGAAAAT GATTTTGGCATCTGATGCTGAGAAGCAGGCCCTTCAGACCCGAGCTCTGAACTTGTCACTGCAGTACAGCTTTGTCACACCCCTCACGTCCATGGTGGTCACCAAACCCGAAGGCGAAGAACGATCTGAAGTTGCAGAGAAGCCCGTGGAAACCG AAAACAAACGCAAGTACTTCCACTTAG CTGGACCTTCTGGGAAGGCGCCTGGTAACCCAGGGAGAATCGGACCACAAAGACCTGTTCATTCTCCATCTCATCATCTAACCTACCAGAGGGTTAGGGACTTGCTGCTACCAGACATGTTGTTAG CCCCCTCCACTCCTGATGAAGTGGATTTGAGAATCAAGGCCAGAGGTCCTGCAATACCTTCTGACACTATGACACATAGACACCAGGAGAGGAAACCCTCGGGGAGCTCTGCAGACACATCAC aaccAGCCAAGACAGGCTCACCCCCAG CCCCCATCCAGGCACCTCCTGTCATCCTGACACTGCCCGGACAGAGTGTGAATCCTCTCTGTGTGGACATCAAGCACTCTCAGGGGCCAATGAACCTGCTCTCAGACCCTGACCAAG GGGTTGAGGTGACTGGCCAGTATGAGACAGAAAAGGCCCAGTTCTCGTGGATCGAGGTGACCTTCAAGAACCCCCAGCTGCAGGTCCGCGCCTCCCCTGAGCACGTGGTAGTGACTCGAAATCGAAGAAACTCTGCCTATAAGTGGAAAGAGACACTGTTCTCGGTGACACCTGG CCTCAACATGACCATGGACAAGGCGGGGCTCCTGCTGCTCAGCAGCCCAGACAAAGTGACCATCGGCCTGCTCCCCTGGGACGGTCCTGGGGAGGGACTCCGGCTCCTTCTGCGGGACACCGACCGCTTCTCTAGCCACGTTGGCGGGACCCTTG GCCAGTTCTACCAGGGCGTGCTCTGGGGGCCCCCAGCAGCGGCAGATGACAGCAGGCGAACACTGAGCGTTCAGGGCCGTGACTACTCTGCCACCAG ATTGCTCAAACTGGATTACCAAGAGGGTTCCCCAGGAACAGAGATTTCCTGCTGGTCCGTGGAGCTGTAG
- the ITIH4 gene encoding inter-alpha-trypsin inhibitor heavy chain H4 isoform X4, translating to MKTSAPGRACGIATVLLSLLAVLHTSTPQKNDIDIYSLTVDSRVSSRFAHTVVTSRVVNKANVVQEATFQVELPKRAFITNFSMIIDGVTYPGNIKEKAAAQEQYSTAVARGESAGLIKATGRKMEQFQVSVNVAPSAKVTFELVYEELLKRRLEVYELLLKVQPQQLVKHLQMDIHIFEPQGISFLETESTFMTNELADALTISRNKTKAHIRFKPTLSQQKSPGQEDTVLNGNFIIRYDVNRTLSGGSIQIENGYFVHYFAPEGLPTIPKNVIFVIDKSGSMLGRKIQQTREALIKILDDLSPRDQFNLISFSGDATQWKPLLVPASAEDVNQARRYVAGIQAQGGTNINDAMLMAVQLLSDANRQELLPAGSVSLIILLTDGDPTVGETNPARIQKNVQEAIAGQYSLFCLGFGFDVSYAFLEKMALDNGGLARRIYEDSDSALQLEDFYQEVANPLLTAVTFEYPSNAVEEVSQDNFRLLFKGSEIVVAGKLQDQSPDVLSAKVRGHLHMQNITFQTEIRVAEKEEEFQSPKYIFHSFMERLWAYLTIQQLLEKMILASDAEKQALQTRALNLSLQYSFVTPLTSMVVTKPEGEERSEVAEKPVETENKRKYFHLGSSYADSFLTERSGYRGPTGPSGKAPGNPGRIGPQRPVHSPSHHLTYQRVRDLLLPDMLLAPSTPDEVDLRIKARGPAIPSDTMTHRHQERKPSGSSADTSQPAKTGSPPAPIQAPPVILTLPGQSVNPLCVDIKHSQGPMNLLSDPDQGVEVTGQYETEKAQFSWIEVTFKNPQLQVRASPEHVVVTRNRRNSAYKWKETLFSVTPGLNMTMDKAGLLLLSSPDKVTIGLLPWDGPGEGLRLLLRDTDRFSSHVGGTLGQFYQGVLWGPPAAADDSRRTLSVQGRDYSATRLLKLDYQEGSPGTEISCWSVEL from the exons ATGAAGACTTCAGCCCCTGGCCGCGCCTGTGGCATCGCGACGGTCCTGCTCTCGCTGCTGGCTGTCCTTCacacctccaccccccaaaaG AATGACATTGACATCTACAGCCTCACCGTGGACTCCAGGGTCTCATCCAGATTTGCCCACACAGTCGTCACCAGCAGGGTGGTCAACAAGGCCAATGTTGTACAGGAGGCCACCTTCCAGGTGGAGCTGCCCAAGAGAGCCTTCATCACCAACTTCTCCAT GATCATCGACGGTGTGACTTACCCCGGGAACATCAAGGAGAAGGCTGCAGCCCAGGAGCAGTACAGCACGGCCGTGGCCAGGGGAGAGAGTGCTGGCCTCATCAA GGCCACCGGAAGAAAGATGGAGCAGTTCCAGGTGTCAGTCAATGTGGCTCCCTCTGCCAAGGTCACCTTCGAGCTAGTGTATGAGGAGCTGCTCAAACGGCGTCTGGAAGTGTATGAGCTGCTGCTGAAAGTCCAGCCCCAGCAGCTGGTCAAGCATCTGCAG ATGGACATTCACATCTTTGAGCCTCAGGGCATCAGCTTTCTGGAGACAGAGAGCACCTTCATGACCAACGAACTGGCAGATGCCCTCACCATCTCACGGAACAAGACCAAG GCTCACATCCGATTCAAGCCCACACTCTCCCAGCAAAAGTCACCAGGGCAGGAGGACACAGTCCTGAATGGCAACTTCATCATCCGCTACGATGTGAACCGGACCCTCTCCGGGGGCTCCATTCAG ATTGAAAATGGCTACTTTGTACACTACTTTGCCCCCGAGGGCCTACCCACAATACCCAAGAATGTGATCTTTGTCATTGACAAGAGCGGCTCCATGTTGGGCAGGAAGATCCAACAG ACCCGGGAAGCCTTAATCAAGATCCTGGATGACCTCAGCCCCAGAGACCAGTTCAACCTTATCAGCTTCAGCGGGGATGCAACCCAGTGGAAGCCATTGCTGGTGCCAGCCTCAGCCGAGGACGTGAACCAGGCCAGGAGATATGTGGCCGGCATCCAGGCCCAAGGCG GGACCAACATCAACGACGCAATGCTGATGGCCGTGCAGCTGCTGAGTGACGCCAACCGGCAGGAGCTGCTGCCCGCGGGCAGTGTCTCCCTCATCATCCTGCTCACCGATGGTGACCCCACTGTGG GAGAGACCAACCCTGCGAGGATCCAGAAGAACGTGCAGGAAGCCATAGCTGGCCAGTACAGCCTCTTCTGCCTGGGCTTTGGCTTCGATGTCAGCTATGCCTTCCTGGAGAAGATGGCACTGGACAACGGCGGCCTGGCTCGGCGCATCTATGAGGACTCGGACTCTGCCCTGCAGCTTGAG GATTTCTACCAGGAAGTGGCCAACCCactgctgacagcagtgacctTTGAGTACCCAAGCAATGCTGTGGAGGAGGTTTCGCAGGACAACTTCCGGCTGCTCTTCAAAGGCTCCGAGATCGTGGTCGCTGGGAAGCTCCAGGACCAGAGCCCTGATGTGCtctcagccaaagtcagagggCATCTG CACATGCAGAACATCACCTTCCAAACGGAAATTAGAGTGgcggagaaggaggaagagttcCAGAGCCCCAAGTACATCTTCCACAGCTTCATGGAGAGACTCTGGGCATACCTGACCATCCAGCAACTGCTAGAGAAAAT GATTTTGGCATCTGATGCTGAGAAGCAGGCCCTTCAGACCCGAGCTCTGAACTTGTCACTGCAGTACAGCTTTGTCACACCCCTCACGTCCATGGTGGTCACCAAACCCGAAGGCGAAGAACGATCTGAAGTTGCAGAGAAGCCCGTGGAAACCG AAAACAAACGCAAGTACTTCCACTTAG GGAGCAGCTATGCAGACTCCTTCCTTACCGAAAGAAGCGGCTATAGAGGACCAA CTGGACCTTCTGGGAAGGCGCCTGGTAACCCAGGGAGAATCGGACCACAAAGACCTGTTCATTCTCCATCTCATCATCTAACCTACCAGAGGGTTAGGGACTTGCTGCTACCAGACATGTTGTTAG CCCCCTCCACTCCTGATGAAGTGGATTTGAGAATCAAGGCCAGAGGTCCTGCAATACCTTCTGACACTATGACACATAGACACCAGGAGAGGAAACCCTCGGGGAGCTCTGCAGACACATCAC aaccAGCCAAGACAGGCTCACCCCCAG CCCCCATCCAGGCACCTCCTGTCATCCTGACACTGCCCGGACAGAGTGTGAATCCTCTCTGTGTGGACATCAAGCACTCTCAGGGGCCAATGAACCTGCTCTCAGACCCTGACCAAG GGGTTGAGGTGACTGGCCAGTATGAGACAGAAAAGGCCCAGTTCTCGTGGATCGAGGTGACCTTCAAGAACCCCCAGCTGCAGGTCCGCGCCTCCCCTGAGCACGTGGTAGTGACTCGAAATCGAAGAAACTCTGCCTATAAGTGGAAAGAGACACTGTTCTCGGTGACACCTGG CCTCAACATGACCATGGACAAGGCGGGGCTCCTGCTGCTCAGCAGCCCAGACAAAGTGACCATCGGCCTGCTCCCCTGGGACGGTCCTGGGGAGGGACTCCGGCTCCTTCTGCGGGACACCGACCGCTTCTCTAGCCACGTTGGCGGGACCCTTG GCCAGTTCTACCAGGGCGTGCTCTGGGGGCCCCCAGCAGCGGCAGATGACAGCAGGCGAACACTGAGCGTTCAGGGCCGTGACTACTCTGCCACCAG ATTGCTCAAACTGGATTACCAAGAGGGTTCCCCAGGAACAGAGATTTCCTGCTGGTCCGTGGAGCTGTAG